One window of the Sparus aurata chromosome 17, fSpaAur1.1, whole genome shotgun sequence genome contains the following:
- the glcci1b gene encoding glucocorticoid-induced transcript 1 protein isoform X1: protein MSAPSNSLQQPRVRRSNAGSPGSFNNSCRLHPIRATVPYQLLRGGQSSPTRAQTLYGGATNSRGSSPPSSPTLSSGSAKQRLSPENKDSSCPSDSPVSRAERSKLQVRSSSAIRRTSSLDAITGPYLTGQWPRDSHGPYPSCMKDKATQTPGLWIDEGAEQGSPHQRSASWGSADHLKEQIAKLRLQLQRSKQVSRQSKDREQSSLQLSQQAQHGIACQPQFKGTSSALSAIPVPKSLISRVPSSVEGINHELENVFIREDWEHGIQAMDVVDGRRAPFPPHHYSNSGDTRDTDTQAPSSGDSSPLLHPYSSDHLHSPDGSPCSAEDIDKDNLCSSPLPNFATSPKPNNSYMFKREPPEGCERVKVFEEMVSGKSKGFPLFSCPDKNKVNFIPRGSAFCPVKLLCSSLFSPVSPSSCSSASPGLHGNDSPGPQVTPTLPTAPLATFPASADWSTDTSTGINTDNSTDSPSPDADVGKDGSAQVLLTS from the exons ATGTCAGCCCCCAGCAACTCGCTTCAGCAGCCGAGGGTAAGACGCAGCAATGCGGGATCCCCCGGCTCGTTCAACAACAGCTGCCGTTTGCACCCCATCCGTGCCACCGTGCCCTACCAGCTCCTGCGCGGGGGTCAGAGCAGCCCGACGAGGGCGCAGACCCTCTACGGGGGAGCCACGAACAGCCGGGGCTCAAGCCCCCCCTCCAGCCCGACACTCAGTTCAGGAAGTGCTAAGCAAAGACTGTCCCCCGAAAATAAGGATTCCTCCTGCCCCTCAGACTCTCCAGTTTCCAGAG CCGAGAGGTCCAAGTTACAGGTTCGTAGTTCCAGTGCCATCCGGCGGACATCTTCCCTGGATGCCATCACAGGGCCTTACCTCACCGGCCAGTGGCCACGGGACTCCCATGGACCCTACCCTTCTTGTATGAAAGACAAAGCCACACAG ACTCCAGGTCTCTGGATTGATGAGGGAGCAGAACAGGGAAGTCCTCACCAGCGGTCAGCCTCCTGGGGCAGCGCAGACCACCTCAAAGAG CAGATTGCTAAACtgagactgcagctgcagcgcAGCAAACAGGTCAGCCGGCAGAGCAAAGACAGGGAGCAGAGCTCGCTGCAGCTGTCGCAACAGGCACAGCATGGCATTGCATGCCAACCACAG tTCAAGGGAACTTCATCAGCCTTGTCGGCAATCCCTGTGCCAAAATCCCTCATATCCAGAGTGCCGAGCAGTGTGGAGGGCATCAACCACGAgctagaaaatgtgtttatcagaGAGGACTGGGAGCACGGCATACAG GCCATGGATGTGGTAGATGGCCGCCGCGCCCCCTTCCCTCCGCATCACTACAGCAACAGCGGGGACACacgtgacacagacacacaggcccCTTCAAGTGGTGACTCCAGTCCGTTGCTCCACCCGTACAGCTCCGACCACCTCCACTCCCCTGATGGAAGCCCCTGTTCTGCAGAGGACATTGACAAAG ACAATTTGTGCAGTTCTCCTCTCCCCAATTTTGCCACTTCTCCCAAACCCAACAACAGCTACATGTTCAAACGGGAACCTCCAGAGGGCTGTGAGAGGGTCAAAGTGTTTGAGGAGATGGT GTCCGGCAAATCAAAAGGCTTCCCTCTTTTCTCATGCCCTGACAAAAACAAGGTGAACTTCATTCCCAGGGGCTCTGCCTTCTGcccggtcaaactcctctgctcctccctcttctcccccGTCTCGCCCTCGTCCTGCTCCTCCGCCAGCCCAGGTCTCCATGGCAACGACAGCCCAGGGCCTCAGGTGACCCCAACTCTGCCTACTGCACCACTAGCTACCTTTCCAGCCTCCGCTGACTGGAGCACCGACACAAGCACAGgcataaacacagacaacagCACAGACAGCCCGAGCCCCGATGCAGATGTGGGGAAAGACGGCTCAGCACAAGTTCTCCTCACCAGCTAG
- the glcci1b gene encoding glucocorticoid-induced transcript 1 protein isoform X2: MSAPSNSLQQPRVRRSNAGSPGSFNNSCRLHPIRATVPYQLLRGGQSSPTRAQTLYGGATNSRGSSPPSSPTLSSGSAKQRLSPENKDSSCPSDSPVSRAERSKLQVRSSSAIRRTSSLDAITGPYLTGQWPRDSHGPYPSCMKDKATQTPGLWIDEGAEQGSPHQRSASWGSADHLKEIAKLRLQLQRSKQVSRQSKDREQSSLQLSQQAQHGIACQPQFKGTSSALSAIPVPKSLISRVPSSVEGINHELENVFIREDWEHGIQAMDVVDGRRAPFPPHHYSNSGDTRDTDTQAPSSGDSSPLLHPYSSDHLHSPDGSPCSAEDIDKDNLCSSPLPNFATSPKPNNSYMFKREPPEGCERVKVFEEMVSGKSKGFPLFSCPDKNKVNFIPRGSAFCPVKLLCSSLFSPVSPSSCSSASPGLHGNDSPGPQVTPTLPTAPLATFPASADWSTDTSTGINTDNSTDSPSPDADVGKDGSAQVLLTS; encoded by the exons ATGTCAGCCCCCAGCAACTCGCTTCAGCAGCCGAGGGTAAGACGCAGCAATGCGGGATCCCCCGGCTCGTTCAACAACAGCTGCCGTTTGCACCCCATCCGTGCCACCGTGCCCTACCAGCTCCTGCGCGGGGGTCAGAGCAGCCCGACGAGGGCGCAGACCCTCTACGGGGGAGCCACGAACAGCCGGGGCTCAAGCCCCCCCTCCAGCCCGACACTCAGTTCAGGAAGTGCTAAGCAAAGACTGTCCCCCGAAAATAAGGATTCCTCCTGCCCCTCAGACTCTCCAGTTTCCAGAG CCGAGAGGTCCAAGTTACAGGTTCGTAGTTCCAGTGCCATCCGGCGGACATCTTCCCTGGATGCCATCACAGGGCCTTACCTCACCGGCCAGTGGCCACGGGACTCCCATGGACCCTACCCTTCTTGTATGAAAGACAAAGCCACACAG ACTCCAGGTCTCTGGATTGATGAGGGAGCAGAACAGGGAAGTCCTCACCAGCGGTCAGCCTCCTGGGGCAGCGCAGACCACCTCAAAGAG ATTGCTAAACtgagactgcagctgcagcgcAGCAAACAGGTCAGCCGGCAGAGCAAAGACAGGGAGCAGAGCTCGCTGCAGCTGTCGCAACAGGCACAGCATGGCATTGCATGCCAACCACAG tTCAAGGGAACTTCATCAGCCTTGTCGGCAATCCCTGTGCCAAAATCCCTCATATCCAGAGTGCCGAGCAGTGTGGAGGGCATCAACCACGAgctagaaaatgtgtttatcagaGAGGACTGGGAGCACGGCATACAG GCCATGGATGTGGTAGATGGCCGCCGCGCCCCCTTCCCTCCGCATCACTACAGCAACAGCGGGGACACacgtgacacagacacacaggcccCTTCAAGTGGTGACTCCAGTCCGTTGCTCCACCCGTACAGCTCCGACCACCTCCACTCCCCTGATGGAAGCCCCTGTTCTGCAGAGGACATTGACAAAG ACAATTTGTGCAGTTCTCCTCTCCCCAATTTTGCCACTTCTCCCAAACCCAACAACAGCTACATGTTCAAACGGGAACCTCCAGAGGGCTGTGAGAGGGTCAAAGTGTTTGAGGAGATGGT GTCCGGCAAATCAAAAGGCTTCCCTCTTTTCTCATGCCCTGACAAAAACAAGGTGAACTTCATTCCCAGGGGCTCTGCCTTCTGcccggtcaaactcctctgctcctccctcttctcccccGTCTCGCCCTCGTCCTGCTCCTCCGCCAGCCCAGGTCTCCATGGCAACGACAGCCCAGGGCCTCAGGTGACCCCAACTCTGCCTACTGCACCACTAGCTACCTTTCCAGCCTCCGCTGACTGGAGCACCGACACAAGCACAGgcataaacacagacaacagCACAGACAGCCCGAGCCCCGATGCAGATGTGGGGAAAGACGGCTCAGCACAAGTTCTCCTCACCAGCTAG